The Brassica napus cultivar Da-Ae chromosome C7, Da-Ae, whole genome shotgun sequence genome has a segment encoding these proteins:
- the LOC125590277 gene encoding defensin-like protein 287 produces MNNLRITVSLFLATLVFTATFSNSVVEAKKEIIISFKCKQKSDCLSNIACQACVDCRCDKKLCRCHGFKQENGNTTVAPFPV; encoded by the exons ATGAACAATTTGCGCATTACTGTTTCATTATTTTTGGCCACTCTTGTCTTCACCGCGACTT TTTCAAACTCTGTGGTGGAGGCCAAAAAAGAAATCATAATCTCATTCAAATGTAAACAGAAATCAGATTGTCTATCAAACATTGCGTGTCAGGCTTGTGTTGATTGCCGATGTGATAAGAAATTGTGTAGATGCCATGGTTTCAAACAAGAAAACGGGAATACAACAGTTGCACCATTTCCAGTTTAA